From the genome of Candidatus Eisenbacteria bacterium:
GGGGGCGGATGCGGCAACACGGGTCAGATGGGGGATGTGATCTATCACGAGTACGCGCACGGGATGACGCAGTGGATCTACGGGAACAATCCCTCGGACGTGGGGGAGGGGAACTCGGACGTCGCCGCGCTGCTTCTCGACGGCAACTCGATCTGCGGCGAGGGGTTCTATCTGAACCAGTGCGCGAGCGGCATCAGGGACGCGGACAACACGCTTCGGTATCCGGACGACTATCAGTCGGGTCAGATTCACTTCAACGGGCAGATCATCTCCGGCTTCTGGTGGGATGCCCGCGAGATCCTCTTGCCCATCTACGGGGTCGACGGGACGCGCGACATCCTCTGGATGAACTGGCACATGGGCAGGAGAACCCTGCGGCCCACGTCGATGCCGGACCAGATCCAGACGGCCTTCTTGATGGATGACGACGATGGGAACCTGAGCAACGGGACGCCGCACTACTACGCCTTCTGTCCCGCCGCGACGAACCACGGGTTCACGCCGCCGGGACCGGCGCCCGTCGTGACGATCACCCACACGCCGCCCCACAACAAGGTCTTCGATGGCTTGCCGGTGGCTCTGGTTGCGACGATCACCTCCACGGTGGGGCCGATCGACCCGGCGACCGTGAAGGGGAACTACGCGGTGAACGGCGGCTCCTCCTCGACGGTCGCGCTCATCCCGACCGGCAATCCGAACGAGTTCGCCGGGACGATCCCCAGTTTCCCGGTCGGATCCACGGTCGAGTACTCGATCATCGCGCGCGACATCTTCGGCAATGGCGGCGCCCATCCGCCCAACTACTGCTCTCCCGCCACCCCGCGCGGCGCGGAACGCTACTACGTCGTCACAATCCTCGACGAGCTCGAGGCGATCTCCGGCTGGACCGTCGGCGCCCCGGGCGACAACGCGACGACCGGGGTCTGGGAGCGGGTCGATCCCCGCGGAACGGCGGCGCAGCCCGAAGACGACCAGACGCCGGCGCCCGGGGTGAACGCCTTCGTCACCGGCCAGTGCGCCCCCGGCTGCGGGCTGGGCGACAGCGATGTCGACGGAGGGACGACCACCCTCCTGAGCCCCGTCTACGACCTGAGCAGCTCGACGACGGCCAAGGCGATCTACTACCGCTGGTACTCGAACGACCAGGGGGCGACGCCGGGGACAGACTACTGGGTCGTCGATGCCTCGAACGACGGCGGCGCGAGCTGGGCCAATGTCGAGAACACGAACGTCTCCGCGGCCATCTGGACCCCGATCGAGGTCGATCTGAACGTCCTCTTCGGGACGACGCCCGAGACGGTCAAGTTCCGCTTCGTCGCAAGCGATCTCAACGACGGCTCGCTCGTGGAGGCGGCGGTCGACGAGTTCATGGTCATGGTCGACTACGCGACCGATGCCCCGGAGTCGTCCGCGATGGCGGGCGGGCCGCGATTCGCTCTGTTCCCCGGCCGGCCGAATCCATTCGACTCCGCGACGGAGCTTGGCTTCGAGATCCCCGCTCCGGCGAGCGTGACCCTGAAGATTCACGATACCGGAGGGCGCCTCGTGCGCACGCTGGCCGCCGGCTCCTTCCAAGGAGGTCCCCACAGCGTGACGTGGGATGGCCGCGACGCCTCCGGCAGGGAGCTTGCGGCGGGAATCTACTACGTGCGAATCCTGACGCCGGGATTCTCGGCAAGCCGTAAGGTCGTGCTCCAGAAGTAGCGCGAGCCTTCCGCCGAAGAAGACCTTCCATGCACGGGAGGGGGAGGGGCCGCGAGGCATCCTCCGCCTCCCGCGCCGCGTTTGCCCCTTGGGCTCGGGCATCCGGCTCGACCCGCGCGGGCGGCCGACTCGGCAGCGGCCCGGCCGGCGGCCCATTTCCCTAAATCGCGGGTCGGAAGAGGCCGATAGAGCGGTAGCGGCATGTCGGGGACGGGTCTGTCCCCAGACGAGGTGATCATGGAACGGATCGACAGAGAGACTGGCGCGGCGCCGGGCGAGCACGAGAGCCTTCTCGAGGCGAGGAGCCTCGACCGGAGGAGCTGGAGGAACTGGTTCCTCTTCATCGGAGTGGCCGTCCTCACGACCGTCGGGCTGGCCACGGCCATCGTAACCCTGCTCGGCGGGCGCGTTCGCGCCTTGTGGCCGTGGGCCAACACCGACCTGATCCTCCTCGCGGGTCTCTCGCTGGCGATCCTCCTCTTCGCAGGCTATCTCACGCAGCAGCAACGCCAGGTCGTCGGGTTGCGCCTCGAGCTGCTCAAGTCCAATCAAGAGTCGTCCCAGCGCATCCGACGCTACTATGACCGGCTCGTCGCACTCTTGAACGTGAGCCGCGTCCTCAGCGTCTCGACCAAGCCCAAGGAGGTCTTCGACACGATCACCCGCACCTGCATGGAGACCTTCGAGTGCCAGCAGTCGTCGCTCATGCTCCTCAACGGACAGACGCAAGCCCTGGAGGTCTGTTCCGTCAGCGGAGAGGACCGCGGCGCCAAGGAACTGGCCACGCCTCAGCCGCTGGGGAGCGGCATCATCGGGTGGGTGGTGGAGAGGCGCAAGCCGTTCCTCCTGTCCCGCGACATGGGGTTGCTGGGGGGCGAGAAGCGCGCCCCCGGGACGCTGCCTGTCGCGGCGATGGTCGTTCCCTTCAGCCTGCGCGGGGAGCTGGTTGGGGTCCTGAGCGTGAGCAGCAGCGCCGCCGGCACCGTCTACACCGACGAGGATCTGCAAGCCCTCCAGGTCTTCGCGGAGACAGCAGGAACCTGCTGTCGTCACGCGGAGCAGACCGACTGGATGCGCCAGACCATCCAGCGCCTCGACGCCGCTCTTCAGGTGCGGGAGGGCGAGAGACGAAGCCGGGCCGCCTGAGCCCCGTCCTTCCTCGAAGAGCGAGCAGCCCCGGACCCTGCTGACAGGCGCCCGGCGACCTCTCCCATCGGCCCGCTGAAGCTCCCTGACTGCGCCAGGACGCCCCCTCCTTTCGTCGCTCGATGAGGCGGCTCCCGGTCTCATGCTCGCCGTGAGGCGAACCGTGAGGCGAACCGGTTGCCCGGCCGCAGGGGGGTTGCTACAATCCCGAGTTCATCTTTGTCTCAGGCGGGAAAGAAGCCGCCGCCTTGACCAGGTCGAGGCGTGAGGAGGGGGCGCGATGGCCGAGGTGAAGGAGAAGCGCTGGGATCTCGTCGTGATCGGCTCCGGCCCGGGCGGCTACACGGCCGCGATCCGGGCGGCGCAGCTGGGGATGAGCGTGGCCATCGCCGAGCGGGCCGAGCTGGGCGGCGTTTGCCTCAACTGGGGATGCATCCCGACCAAGGCCCTCCTCACCTCGGCGGAGCGCCACCACGAGATGCGGCGCGCCTCCGACTTCGGGCTGGCCGCCGAGGGGATCTCGTTTGATTGGGGAGCGATCATCCGCCGCAGCCGCAACGCGGCAGATCGGATGAACAAGGGCGTCGCTTTCCTGATGAAGAAGAACGGGATCGAGATCCTCTCCGGTCGGGCGCGCCTCGGAGGAGCGCAGGGGGAAGTCCTCGTGGAGGGGACTCGCGTCGCGGCGAAGCAGGTCCTCATCGCCACCGGAGCCAGGGCGCGGCCCCTGCCCGGGATTCCCTTCGACCGCGAACGGATCGTCTCCGCTGCCGACGCGATGGTGCGGAAGGAGCGCCCGTCGCGTCTGCTCATCGTCGGGGCGGGAGCGATCGGCGTGGAGTTCGCCTACTTCTTCTCCTCCTTCGGCACCAAGGTGACCCTGGTCGAGATGCTGAGCCATCTTCTCCCCATCGAGGACGAGGAGATCGGAAAGGAGCTGGAGCGCTCCTTCTCCAAGAAGGGGATCGCGATTCGCCTCTCCACCAAGGTCGCGGCCCTCCGCAGGGAAGGGGAGGGCGTGCGGGCCACCCTCGCGGGACCGAAGGGTGAGGAGACGGTGGAGGCCGATCTCGCCCTGGTCGCCGTCGGCGTGCAGGGAAATGTGGAGGATCTGGGGCTCGAGCAGGCCGGAGTCCATCACGAGCGGGGAGCGATCCAGGTTGACGCCCGCATGAAGACCTCGACTCCCGGGATCTGGGCGATCGGCGATGTGGTCGGTCCTCCCTGGCTTGCGCACGTCGCCGCGGCGGAGGGGATCGTCGCCGTGGAGACGATGGCGGGGCACGATCGGCCGGGGATCGATCAGCGGAAGGTCCCGGGCTGCACCTACTGCCACCCGCAAGTGGCGAGCGTCGGCCTCACCGAGAAGGCGGCCCGCGAACGCGGCTACGAGATCAAGGTTGGCCGGTTCCCGATGCGGGCCTGCGGCAAGGCCGTGGCGGCGGGCGAGACGGAGGGTTTCGCAAAAGTCATCGTGGGCGCGAGATACGGCGAGATCCTCGGGGTCCACATGATCGGGGCGTCGGTGACCGAAGCGATCGGCGAGGCCTCGCTGGCCCTGGCCGGGGAGGTGACGGCCGAGGCCCTCCTCGACGCGATCCATGCCCACCCGACCGTCACCGAGACCATAGCGGAGGCGACTGCCAATGCCCTTGGCGAGGCGATCAACATCTGATCGGGAGACCGGCGCCGGGGCCGCGAGCGCCGTCGCGCCGGTGTCGACCGCTCGGGCGCGGCCGCCGCTTCGGATTCTGAGGCTCGCCGGCTTCCACCCCTACGAGGAGGCATGGGCGCTGCAGAGAGAAATCCACGCGGAGCGGGTTCGGGGAAGCGCTCCCGACACCCTGATCCTGCTGGAACACCGGCCGGTCGTGACCATCGGCCGCAACGGGCGGGCGGCGAACCTCGTCGTTCCGCAGGACCTGCTCCGCGCGCGCGGGATCGATCTGGTCTGGTCCGATCGGGGCGGCGACATCACCTACCACGGCCCCGGGCAGCTGATCGGATACCCGATCGTCGACCTCAAGACGCTCCATCAGGACGTCCACCGATTCCTGCGCGAGATCGAGGAGGGGATCATCCGCGTTCTTGCGCGTTTCGGGATCGTTGGGACCCGCTGCGCCGGCAGGACGGGAGTCTGGGTCGGCGAAGCGAAGATCGCCTCGATCGGCTTGAAGGCGAGCCACTGGGTGACGATGCACGGTTTCGCGCTCAACGTCTCGACCGACCTTCGCCCCTTTGATCTCATTGTCCCGTGTGGAATCAACGGGTGCAGGATGATCACCATGGAGTCGGAGCTGGGGCGGGAGATCGCGGTGGAGGATGTGGCCGCCGCGACCGTGGAGGAGCTGGCGCTCATCTGGAAGAGGACCCCGACCATGGAGGGAATGCGATCGTGATGAACCCCCGCGCGGGCGCGAAGGCCGGCCGGCGGCAGGCGAAGGGCGCAGGGGCGCCGGGGGCGCCCGCCATGCCCGAGACCGCCCTGCTCAAGGCCGCCTATCGGCAAATGCTCCTGACCCGGCGCATGGACGAGAAGATGATGATTCTCCTGAAGCAGGGGAAGAGCTTCTTCCACATCGGAGCCTCGGGGCACGAAGCTGTGCAGATCGCGGCGGCATCCGCTCTTCGGCCCGGGGGCGACTGGGCCTATCCCTACTACCGCGACCTGGCCTTCTGCATCGGGCTCGGCATGACTCCGGAGGAGGTGTTCCTCTCCTTCCTGGGAAAGGCCGAGGACCCCATGAGCGGCGCCCGCCAGATGCCGTCCCACTACAGCATGCCGCACCTGCGGATCGTCTCGCAGTCGAGCCCGACTGGCACGCAGTATCTCCAAGCGGTCGGCTGCGCCCTCGGGTCGAAGCTGGAAGGGACCGACGAGGTCACCTACGTCTCCTCGGGCGAGGGGACGACGAGCCAGGGCGACTTCCACGAGGCCTTGAACTGGGCGAGCCGCGAGAAGCTCCCCGTCCTCTTCTGCATCCAGGACAACAAGTATGCGATTAGCGTCCACATCTCACAGCAGACGACGACTACGGTCCATGATCTCTGCGCGGGATATGTGAATCTGAGGCGCTATCAGGTCGACGGGACCGACTTCGCGGCGTCGTACGACATCATGCGCGAGGCGGTGGCGGGATGCCGAAGGGGGGAGGGCCCCGCCGTCGTCGTCGCGGACGTCGTGCGGTTGCTTCCCCATTCCTCGAGCGACAACCAAGCGAAGTACCGTTCGAGGGAAGATCTTGAGGCCCAGAAGGCGCGCGACCCGATCCCCAGGCTGGAATCGCTGCTCCTCGCCGCCGGGGGCGTGAGCGCGGAGGACGCGGAGGCCCTGCGGGACGAGATCCGGCGGACCGTCGATGCGGCGGCCGACCACGCCGCCGGCCGCCCCGACCCGGATCCGGCGACCGCGACAAGCGGGGTCTGGAGGGACGACGTCTATCTTCCCCCTCCAGGGGCCTCCTTGACGCCGGCGGCGAAGGGTGAGCCGATCGTGCTCGTGGACGCGATCAATCACGCGCTGGTGGAAGAGATGGCGCGCAATCCCAGGATCGTCGTTTATGGGGAGGACGTCGAGGACCACAAGGGCGGGGTCTTCACCGCCACGACCGGGCTCTCGGTTCGCTTCGGGCGCGAGAGGGTCTTCAACTCGCCGCTCGCCGAGTCGAGCATCATCGGGACGGCGGTCGGCCTTGCCTCCAGGGGATTCCGCCCCGTCGTGGAGATCCAGTTCGGCGACTACATCTGGCCCGCGATGAACCAGATCCGCAACGAGCTGGCCACGATGCGCTACCGCTCCGCCAACGGCTGGAGCTCGCCTGTGGTCGTGCGGGTCCCCGTGGGGGGGTACATCCACGGCGGTCTCTGCCACAGTCAGAACATCGAGGCGACCTTCGCGCACTTCCCCGGTCTCTACATCGTCTACCCATCGAACGCCGCCGACGCGAAGGGGCTCCTCAAGAGCGCGATCCGGGGCGAGGACCCGGTCCTCTTCCTCGAACACAAGGGGCTCTACCGGCAGATCTACGCCTCGAGCCCCGAGCCGGACGACTCCTTCCTTCTTCCCTTCGGGCGGGCCCGCGTCGCGCGCGAGGGGAGCGACGTCACGGTGGTGACCTATGGAGCCTTGGTCAAGCGATCGCTCGACGCCGCCGCGAAGATGCAGGCCCGCGGGGTCTCGGTCGAGGTCCTCGATCTGCGCACGATCATCCCGTGGGATCGCGAGGCCGTTCTCGAGAGCGTCGCCAAGACCGGCCGCGTTCTGATCGCGCACGAGGATGTGCTGACGGCCGGCTTCGGGGCGGAGGTGGCGGCCGTGATCGCGCGGGAGGCCTTCGAGGCGCTCGACGCCCCGCCGATGCGGATCGGGGGAGGCGATAGCCCGGTCCCCTACAGCCCGCCGCTCGAGGCGGCTGTCCTTCCGCAGGAATCGGACATCCTGAGAGGGCTCGAGGAGCTCGCGTCATACTGACGCAGAGCGGAGGAGGACGTGGATCGATGAAAGTCGAGATGGTCATGCCGCAGATGGGAGAGAGCATCACGGAGGGGACGATCCTCCGGTGGCTCAAGCGGGAGGGGGAGAGCGTCGAGCGCGACGAGAACATCCTCGAAATCTCGACGGACAAGGTCGACTCGGAGATCCCGTCACCGGCGCGCGGGACGATCGTGGCGCTGCTCGCGCAGGAAGGAGAGACGGTCCCCGTCGGCCAGGTGGTCGCGGAGATCGAGACGGAGGAGGCGGCGAAGAGGCCGGACTCCAAGAGCCCGGCCGAAGGGGGCCGCGCGCGGCCGTCCCCGCCGGCCGCCTGCGAGAGGCGCGCGCCGGCTGAGACCGCGGGCGCGAGACCGGCGATCGGGGAGCGGGAAGCGAGCGCGGGGGGCGAGATCGCGGGGAGCAAGCCCGCGCCTCCTCCGGGCGGAAACGAGGCTGACGGCGCAGCGGCGCCCGTAGGGGCGCCTGAGGGGAGGTTCCTCTCGCCGGCCGTTCGCTCCATCGCGCACACGGAGGGGATCGGCCCCGACGTGCTCGCCGCGATACCGGGCTCGGGACGGGGCGGCCGGTTGACCAGAGACGATCTGCTCGCCTATCTCGAGAGCCGCGGAGCAGGCGGCGACGCGGCGCGCGGGACGCGCGCGCCCGAGGATCGCGGGACGGCGCGGGCGCCGGCCGCAGCCGCGCCGGCGCGCGACGGTGCTTCAACCGACGGGATGCCCAAGCCGCAGGCTCTCGCCGCGCCGGGCTCGCCCCGCAAGGGGCCGGCGCCGCCCCCAGCCCCGTTTCCGGCGAAACCGAGTGAGACCAGGACGACCCCCGAGGGGCCGATCGATCTCTACCCGATGGACCACATCCGGCAGAAGATCGCGGACCACATGGTGCGCTCCAAGGCCACGTCGCCGCATGTCGCCTCGGTCGGCGAGGCCGAGATGACGCGGATCGTCCGCTATCGGGACGCGGTCAAGGAGGGATTCGAGCGGCAGGAGGGTTTCAAACTCACGCTCACTCCCTTCTTCGTTCTGGCCGCCGTGCGCACTCTGCGGGAGTTCCCCTTCGTGAACGCGTCGATCGAGGGGAGCGCGATCCTGGTGAAGCGTTTCATCAACATCGGAATCGCCGTCGCCACGGACCACGGCCTCATCGTTCCCGTGATTCGGCGGGCCGACGCGCTGAACCTGCTCGGTCTCGCCCGGGCGGTGAACGATCTCGCAGGCCGCGCGCGGGGCAAGGGGCTCAACCCGGAGGAAGTGACGGGCGGGACCTTCACGATCACCAACATGGGGATGGTCGGCACGCTCTTCGGCATCCCGATCATCGCCCAGCCTCAAGTCGCGATTCTCGGGATCGGCGCGGTTCAGAAGCGCGCCGTTGTTCGAGACGACGCCGTCGCGATCCGCGACATGATGTACGTGTCCCTCTCCTACGATCACAGGCTCGTGGACGGAGCGATGGGAGGCGCGTTCGTGGAGCGCTACGTCCACCATCTGGAGTCGATGGACCTCCCCTCATGAGGCGATGATGCCGGGAGAGCGCGCCGTGGAGCGCGGGCGGCGCCCGCCGTGGCTTCGTGTGCGGCTTCCTCAAGCCGGGGCATACGCCGAGACGCGCGGCATCGTTGGGAAGCAGCGGCTTCACACGGTCTGCGAGAGCGCGCGATGCCCCAACATCGGCGACTGCTGGGGGGCGGGAACGGCGACCTTCATGATCCTCGGCGATATCTGCACCCGCGGATGCCGGTTCTGCGCCGTCAAGACCGGCAGGTCGGGTCTCCTTGATCTCGAGGAGCCTGCTCGGGTGGCGGAAGCGGTGGCCGCGATGGGGATCCGCCATGCCGTCGTGACCTCCGTCAACCGCGACGAGCTTCCCGATGGAGGCGCGGGACTCTTCGCCGCGACGATCCGGGCCATCCGGAAGAGGTGCCCGCGGGTCACCGTCGAGGTCTTGATCCCGGACTTCATGGGATCGCGGGAGGCGCTCGATGTCGTTCTCGACGAGCGGCCCGAGATCCTGAATCACAACGTCGAGACGGTGCCTCGCCTCTACCGGAGCGTGAGGCCGCAGGCACGTTACAAACGATCCCTCTGGGTCCTGGCCAGGGCGGGGAGCCGCGGTCTTCTCACGAAGTCGAGCCTCATGGTCGGCATCGGGGAGACGGAGGAGGAAGTCCTCGAGGTCTTCCGGGATCTTCGATCCGCGGGGTGCGACATCGTGACGATCGGGCAGTACCTCCAGCCGACGCCGGAGCATCTTCCGGTCAGTCGCTGGGTCGTTCCCGAGGAGTTCGCCCGCTACGAAGAGCGGGGGCTGGCGCTCGGTTTCCGGCATGTGGAGAGCGGACCGCTGGTGCGTTCCTCCTTCCGCGCAGAGCGCGCGATCTCACTCCTGGCCCCCGATCGTGAAGAAAAAGCTTGACAGTGCGAACAGGCGTTCGGTAATCTCTTCCCTGTAGGCGATTCTCGGGACCGGGTGGGAGAGCCGGCCCACTGCTGTCCCCCCCGACGCAGGCGGCTTCCTGCCCGGCCCCTGAATCCCATGGAGGTAGAGGTGTGAGAGCGCTTACCCATCGCCAGAGGGAAATCCTCGATTACATCCTTCGGTCGATCGCGCAGGATGGCCGCTTCCCCTCCTACCGGGAAATCGGCGCGCATTTCGGCCTCACATCGCCCGCGACGGTGAGCCAGCATCTCGAGGCCTTGGCCGCGAAGGGGGTCTTGACGAGACAGGGGCGATACTTCGCCCCGGCCGAGTCCCTTCGTTTCGATCAGGGGATCCCGATCGTCGGCCGCGTGGCGGCGGGCAGTCCGATCACGGCTGTGGAGAATATCGAGGACCACATCCGCTGGGATCGGCTGGGGGGCGAGGGAACCTTCGCCGTGCGCGTCGTCGGGGACAGCATGATCGACGAGGGGATCCGCGAGGGGGACGTCGCGGTCGTCCGGCCGACGGACCAGGTCGCCCAGGGGGAGCTCGTCGTCGCCTACG
Proteins encoded in this window:
- a CDS encoding tungsten formylmethanofuran dehydrogenase; amino-acid sequence: MPETALLKAAYRQMLLTRRMDEKMMILLKQGKSFFHIGASGHEAVQIAAASALRPGGDWAYPYYRDLAFCIGLGMTPEEVFLSFLGKAEDPMSGARQMPSHYSMPHLRIVSQSSPTGTQYLQAVGCALGSKLEGTDEVTYVSSGEGTTSQGDFHEALNWASREKLPVLFCIQDNKYAISVHISQQTTTTVHDLCAGYVNLRRYQVDGTDFAASYDIMREAVAGCRRGEGPAVVVADVVRLLPHSSSDNQAKYRSREDLEAQKARDPIPRLESLLLAAGGVSAEDAEALRDEIRRTVDAAADHAAGRPDPDPATATSGVWRDDVYLPPPGASLTPAAKGEPIVLVDAINHALVEEMARNPRIVVYGEDVEDHKGGVFTATTGLSVRFGRERVFNSPLAESSIIGTAVGLASRGFRPVVEIQFGDYIWPAMNQIRNELATMRYRSANGWSSPVVVRVPVGGYIHGGLCHSQNIEATFAHFPGLYIVYPSNAADAKGLLKSAIRGEDPVLFLEHKGLYRQIYASSPEPDDSFLLPFGRARVAREGSDVTVVTYGALVKRSLDAAAKMQARGVSVEVLDLRTIIPWDREAVLESVAKTGRVLIAHEDVLTAGFGAEVAAVIAREAFEALDAPPMRIGGGDSPVPYSPPLEAAVLPQESDILRGLEELASY
- a CDS encoding 2-oxo acid dehydrogenase subunit E2, with product MKVEMVMPQMGESITEGTILRWLKREGESVERDENILEISTDKVDSEIPSPARGTIVALLAQEGETVPVGQVVAEIETEEAAKRPDSKSPAEGGRARPSPPAACERRAPAETAGARPAIGEREASAGGEIAGSKPAPPPGGNEADGAAAPVGAPEGRFLSPAVRSIAHTEGIGPDVLAAIPGSGRGGRLTRDDLLAYLESRGAGGDAARGTRAPEDRGTARAPAAAAPARDGASTDGMPKPQALAAPGSPRKGPAPPPAPFPAKPSETRTTPEGPIDLYPMDHIRQKIADHMVRSKATSPHVASVGEAEMTRIVRYRDAVKEGFERQEGFKLTLTPFFVLAAVRTLREFPFVNASIEGSAILVKRFINIGIAVATDHGLIVPVIRRADALNLLGLARAVNDLAGRARGKGLNPEEVTGGTFTITNMGMVGTLFGIPIIAQPQVAILGIGAVQKRAVVRDDAVAIRDMMYVSLSYDHRLVDGAMGGAFVERYVHHLESMDLPS
- a CDS encoding T9SS type A sorting domain-containing protein → GGGCGNTGQMGDVIYHEYAHGMTQWIYGNNPSDVGEGNSDVAALLLDGNSICGEGFYLNQCASGIRDADNTLRYPDDYQSGQIHFNGQIISGFWWDAREILLPIYGVDGTRDILWMNWHMGRRTLRPTSMPDQIQTAFLMDDDDGNLSNGTPHYYAFCPAATNHGFTPPGPAPVVTITHTPPHNKVFDGLPVALVATITSTVGPIDPATVKGNYAVNGGSSSTVALIPTGNPNEFAGTIPSFPVGSTVEYSIIARDIFGNGGAHPPNYCSPATPRGAERYYVVTILDELEAISGWTVGAPGDNATTGVWERVDPRGTAAQPEDDQTPAPGVNAFVTGQCAPGCGLGDSDVDGGTTTLLSPVYDLSSSTTAKAIYYRWYSNDQGATPGTDYWVVDASNDGGASWANVENTNVSAAIWTPIEVDLNVLFGTTPETVKFRFVASDLNDGSLVEAAVDEFMVMVDYATDAPESSAMAGGPRFALFPGRPNPFDSATELGFEIPAPASVTLKIHDTGGRLVRTLAAGSFQGGPHSVTWDGRDASGRELAAGIYYVRILTPGFSASRKVVLQK
- the lpdA gene encoding dihydrolipoyl dehydrogenase; amino-acid sequence: MAEVKEKRWDLVVIGSGPGGYTAAIRAAQLGMSVAIAERAELGGVCLNWGCIPTKALLTSAERHHEMRRASDFGLAAEGISFDWGAIIRRSRNAADRMNKGVAFLMKKNGIEILSGRARLGGAQGEVLVEGTRVAAKQVLIATGARARPLPGIPFDRERIVSAADAMVRKERPSRLLIVGAGAIGVEFAYFFSSFGTKVTLVEMLSHLLPIEDEEIGKELERSFSKKGIAIRLSTKVAALRREGEGVRATLAGPKGEETVEADLALVAVGVQGNVEDLGLEQAGVHHERGAIQVDARMKTSTPGIWAIGDVVGPPWLAHVAAAEGIVAVETMAGHDRPGIDQRKVPGCTYCHPQVASVGLTEKAARERGYEIKVGRFPMRACGKAVAAGETEGFAKVIVGARYGEILGVHMIGASVTEAIGEASLALAGEVTAEALLDAIHAHPTVTETIAEATANALGEAINI
- a CDS encoding GAF domain-containing protein codes for the protein MSGTGLSPDEVIMERIDRETGAAPGEHESLLEARSLDRRSWRNWFLFIGVAVLTTVGLATAIVTLLGGRVRALWPWANTDLILLAGLSLAILLFAGYLTQQQRQVVGLRLELLKSNQESSQRIRRYYDRLVALLNVSRVLSVSTKPKEVFDTITRTCMETFECQQSSLMLLNGQTQALEVCSVSGEDRGAKELATPQPLGSGIIGWVVERRKPFLLSRDMGLLGGEKRAPGTLPVAAMVVPFSLRGELVGVLSVSSSAAGTVYTDEDLQALQVFAETAGTCCRHAEQTDWMRQTIQRLDAALQVREGERRSRAA
- the lipB gene encoding lipoyl(octanoyl) transferase LipB codes for the protein MPLARRSTSDRETGAGAASAVAPVSTARARPPLRILRLAGFHPYEEAWALQREIHAERVRGSAPDTLILLEHRPVVTIGRNGRAANLVVPQDLLRARGIDLVWSDRGGDITYHGPGQLIGYPIVDLKTLHQDVHRFLREIEEGIIRVLARFGIVGTRCAGRTGVWVGEAKIASIGLKASHWVTMHGFALNVSTDLRPFDLIVPCGINGCRMITMESELGREIAVEDVAAATVEELALIWKRTPTMEGMRS
- the lipA gene encoding lipoyl synthase, whose amino-acid sequence is MMPGERAVERGRRPPWLRVRLPQAGAYAETRGIVGKQRLHTVCESARCPNIGDCWGAGTATFMILGDICTRGCRFCAVKTGRSGLLDLEEPARVAEAVAAMGIRHAVVTSVNRDELPDGGAGLFAATIRAIRKRCPRVTVEVLIPDFMGSREALDVVLDERPEILNHNVETVPRLYRSVRPQARYKRSLWVLARAGSRGLLTKSSLMVGIGETEEEVLEVFRDLRSAGCDIVTIGQYLQPTPEHLPVSRWVVPEEFARYEERGLALGFRHVESGPLVRSSFRAERAISLLAPDREEKA
- the lexA gene encoding repressor LexA, which gives rise to MLSPPTQAASCPAPESHGGRGVRALTHRQREILDYILRSIAQDGRFPSYREIGAHFGLTSPATVSQHLEALAAKGVLTRQGRYFAPAESLRFDQGIPIVGRVAAGSPITAVENIEDHIRWDRLGGEGTFAVRVVGDSMIDEGIREGDVAVVRPTDQVAQGELVVAYVGDEQEATVKRYHRQRDWIELHSSNPRYAPMRFPSDDRNFRLAGKVLAILRRY